AGTCGATGACCCCGCCCCTTGACCTTGTCCGTTTGCGTGACTACAAGGCTGATCTCTTCCCCTGAGTCGATTAAAACGGTAAGTGAAGGAACCGCAAAATCAGGAGTGCCGAAGAATACGATAGACACTGCAACCTCTGTCCTCCTTGGTTATCGGGACCGGAACGCTGTATCCAGAAGTGGTGCGGTTAAGCCTTTGAGAGGGCCTTCTGGAAGCGTTTTTTAAAGAACTCCCGCTTTATGCTGCTTATCCTGTCGATGAGCAGTCTGCCGTTGAGATGGTCGATCTCATGCTGCAATGCCCTGGAAAGAAGCCCTTTGCCCTCGATCTCAATGAGGTTGCCCTCTCTGTTCAATCCCCGAACAACAACCGATTCAGCCCGTTTCACCGTCGTGACGTAACCGGGGAGGCTGAGGCATCCCTCTTCGCTTTCCACTTCGCCTTCCGTATGAGCTATCTCTGGATTGATCAGTACGATGAGCGGGATTGTTTCATCTTCCCGGTGACTCACGTCGATAACGATCAGCCTCTGTGAGACGCCGACCTGCGGCGCGGCGAGTCCGACACCCGGCGCAGCGTACATCGTCTCTATCATGTCGTCGCAGAGGCGTTGTAGCGTGCCGTTGATCTTATCAACCGGAGAAGCCTTCCTCGCGAGCACCTTTTCAGGATATGTTTTGATTTCGAGCAGTGCCATAAAGTATTATATCACAAATCAAAATTGGCGGGCGCTTCATCGGGGCTTCGGCCTATGCGGAGCGACGAGAGCCACGCGCTATTGCGGACGAAAGTGGAGGGCTCTATGGCTACTGAGAGTGAGATAGTACTCCGGACGGAGATGCCCGACATCGGAGTTCCGAAGCGCGGCAAGGTCAGGGATATTTATGACCTCGATGATAATCTCCTCCTCGTGGCTACCGACAGGATCTCTGCCTTTGATGTAGTGCTTCCTGACGGGATACCGGGGAAGGGGAGGGTGCTGACACAGATATCGCTTTTCTGGTTCCGGCAGATGGAGCGGATGGTTGAGAACCATGTGGTTGCGACGGATGTGGCTGAATTTCCGAAGATGGTCAGGAAATACAGGCATACCCTCGAAGGACGAAGCATCCTCGTGAAGAAAGCAAAACCCCTCCCTGTCGAATGCATTGTGAGAGGCTACCTCTCGGGGAGCGGATGGAAAGAATACCGGGAGAAAGGCACTGTCTGCGGTATGCGTCTGCCGGAAGGCCTCGTCGAGTCATCGAGACTTGAGGAACCGATCTTCACGCCATCGACGAAGGCGGAAGAGGGTCACGATATCAACATATC
This genomic interval from Thermodesulfovibrionales bacterium contains the following:
- the def gene encoding peptide deformylase, which codes for MALLEIKTYPEKVLARKASPVDKINGTLQRLCDDMIETMYAAPGVGLAAPQVGVSQRLIVIDVSHREDETIPLIVLINPEIAHTEGEVESEEGCLSLPGYVTTVKRAESVVVRGLNREGNLIEIEGKGLLSRALQHEIDHLNGRLLIDRISSIKREFFKKRFQKALSKA
- a CDS encoding phosphoribosylaminoimidazolesuccinocarboxamide synthase, which translates into the protein MATESEIVLRTEMPDIGVPKRGKVRDIYDLDDNLLLVATDRISAFDVVLPDGIPGKGRVLTQISLFWFRQMERMVENHVVATDVAEFPKMVRKYRHTLEGRSILVKKAKPLPVECIVRGYLSGSGWKEYREKGTVCGMRLPEGLVESSRLEEPIFTPSTKAEEGHDINISFDETKRIVGDGMAERIRDLSLSIYRKAREAAQKREIIIADTKFEFGIYDNRVILIDEILTPDSSRFWSLRDYRPGRSQDSFDKQIVRDYLLTLDWDQRPPGPTLPGEIITRTAERYREIMEILTR